The Mercurialis annua linkage group LG2, ddMerAnnu1.2, whole genome shotgun sequence genome contains a region encoding:
- the LOC126668704 gene encoding serine/threonine-protein kinase STY8-like, with the protein MIVAGNNQPKKSYLFSPKRDPAANLPHKKGEPVARTSRSRRGLCRSANDCMSMGSTLSTTQSQQRPKSLLEQQVEDLEKEVVKQKELRIMYRKRMERTHDYLKYCLQVAQDHGFLDLILHKNIKNDPNPQESPVVSSPFLTANASPQFYSPIPIDHKNSDLSALICQAKMNGWYIDHCEIEVQEKIGQGSTAEIYKAVWRGLDVAVKCINPDFFLSNESGVAFFAQELETLSKQRHRFVLQLMGACLDPPSHAWIVTEYLGLTLKEWLHGSNKGRRKERLSPLPPFKERIGRALEIAQAMQYLHEQKPKVIHRDLKPSNIFLDDAFHVRVADFGHARFLGDEEMALTGETGTYVYMAPEVIRCEPYNEKCDVYSFSIILNEIITGNHPYIETDFGPTKIGLEVAEGKLRPMLPAAEDQKGPLINLICASWDQDPSVRPSFGTITSVLKTIQLRIIDHSCSCLPN; encoded by the exons ATGATTGTTGCAGGCAACAACCAACCTAAGAAGTCCTATCTTTTCAGTCCGAAGCGGGATCCGGCGGCGAATCTCCCCCATAAAAAGGGCGAACCAGTCGCCAGAACCTCGCGTTCACGCCGAGGATTGTGTAGGAGCGCCAATGACTGTATGAGCATGGGTTCTACTCTTTCAACTACCCAGAGTCAGCAGCGCCCTAAGTCTTTGCTGGAGCAACAG GTGGAAGATCTAGAAAAGGAAGTTGTAAAGCAGAAGGAGCTGAGGATAATGTACAGAAAGAGAATGGAAAGAACACATGACTACTTAAAATACTGTCTTCAAGTAGCCCAAGATCATGGGTTTTTGGACCTCATACTTCACaagaatattaaaaatgatCCTAACCCACAAGAATCTCCTGTAGTTTCTTCTCCTTTTCTCACCGCTAATGCGAGTCCCCAATTCTATTCTCCCATTCCAATTGATCACAAAAATTCCGACCTCTCTGCCCTTATTTGTCAAGCCAAGATGAACGGATGGTATATTGATCATTGTGAG ATTGAAGTGCAAGAAAAAATAGGGCAAGGAAGCACAGCAGAAATATACAAAGCCGTTTGGCGAGGGCTTGACGTTGCAGTAAAATGCATAAACCCAGATTTTTTCCTCTCCAACGAAAGCGGTGTCGCCTTTTTCGCTCAAGAACTCGAAACTCTATCGAAACAGCGCCACAGATTCGTACTGCAGCTTATGGGCGCATGCCTTGATCCTCCGAGTCATGCTTGGATTGTGACAGAGTATTTAGGGTTAACACTTAAAGAATGGCTTCATGGATCGAATAAAGGTAGGCGAAAAGAGAGATTGAGTCCACTGCCTCCGTTTAAAGAGAGGATTGGGAGAGCTTTAGAGATTGCTCAAGCAATGCAGTATCTTCATGAGCAAAAACCTAAAGTGATTCATCGGGATCTTAAACCTAGTAATATATTTTTGGACGATGCTTTTCATGTTAGGGTTGCTGATTTTGGTCATGCGAGATTTCTTGGCGATGAAGAAATGGCACTCACCGGTGAAACTG GAACATATGTTTATATGGCGCCTGAAGTGATTCGATGCGAGCCATATAATGAAAAGTGCGATGTTTACAGCTTCAGTATTATACTTAACGAGATTATAACCGGCAATCATCCCTACATAGAAACAGATTTTGGTCCCACCAAG ATTGGTCTGGAAGTTGCAGAAGGGAAGCTGAGGCCCATGCTTCCAGCTGCAGAGGATCAAAAAGGCCCACTCATCAACCTAATTTGTGCATCATGGGATCAAGATCCTTCTGTTAGACCATCCTTTGGTACCATCACTTCTGTCCTAAAAACAATTCAGCTAAGAATCATAGACCACAGTTGCTCATGTTTACCTAATtaa